DNA sequence from the Streptomyces canus genome:
GTCCGGCGTGGACAGCTCGCGCTGGATCGCCTCGATGGTGCCGATCACGCGCTTGTCGTCCGGGGGCAGGAAGCCCATCTGCGGGATGAGGAGCAGGCTCGCGTCCAGCTCCTTCGAGCCATAGGACTGCGTGAAGGTGTTGCGCTCCTTGTCGTAGCCCTTCTCGCACACGTCCCGGTGGATGTCGTCGCGCAGCTCGCGCCACTTCTCCAGCGGGCCGTCCGCGTCACCGGACTCGATGAGCTTGATGGTGCGGTCCACGGCGACCCAGGCCATCACCTTGGAGTGCACGAAGTGCCGGCGCGGGCCGCGCACCTCCCAGATGCCCTCGTCCGGCTCGTCCCAGTGCTGCTCCAGGTAGCGGATCAGCTTGAGCTGGAGCAGGGAGGCGTAGTCGTTGCGGGCCAGGCCCGTCATGTGACCCAGGTGCAGGGCCTCGGTGACCTCGCCGTACACGTCGAGCTGGAGCTGGTGCGCGGCGCCGTTGCCGACCCGGACCGGGGCGGAGTTCTCGTAGCCGGGCAGCCAGTCGAGCTCGGCCTCACCCAACTCCCGTTCGCCCGCGATGCCGTACATGATCTGCAGGTTCTCGGGGTCGCCGGCCACTGCCCTGAGGAGCCACTCGCGCCAGGCGCGGGCCTCCTCGCGGTAGCCGGTGCGCAGCAGCGAGGACAGGGTGATGGCCGCGTCGCGCAGCCAGGTGTAGCGGTAGTCCCAGTTGCGGACGCCGCCGATGTCCTCGGGCAGCGAGGTCGTCGGCGCGGCCACGATGCCGCCGGTGGGGGCGTACGTCAGCGCCTTGAGGGTGATCAGCGAGCGGATGACGGCCTCGCGGTAGGGGCCGTGGTACGTGCAGTGCTCGACCCACTCACGCCAGAAGTCCTCGGTGGCCTCCAGCGACTGCTCCGGCTCCGGCAGCGGGGGCGGC
Encoded proteins:
- a CDS encoding glycoside hydrolase family 15 protein; this encodes MAGRIEDYALIGDMQTAALVCRDGTVDWLCLPRFDSHAIFAGLLGTEEHGFWRLGPAHAADAAPPTAARRTYRGDSLILESEWDTPRGTVRVTDFMPPRDGAPQLIRIVEGVSGRVPMRSALRMRFSYGRVVPWVHKHEGRTVAVAGPDSVWFDTDCETYGKSLTTYSDFTVAPGDRIAFTISWEPSHKQPPPLPEPEQSLEATEDFWREWVEHCTYHGPYREAVIRSLITLKALTYAPTGGIVAAPTTSLPEDIGGVRNWDYRYTWLRDAAITLSSLLRTGYREEARAWREWLLRAVAGDPENLQIMYGIAGERELGEAELDWLPGYENSAPVRVGNGAAHQLQLDVYGEVTEALHLGHMTGLARNDYASLLQLKLIRYLEQHWDEPDEGIWEVRGPRRHFVHSKVMAWVAVDRTIKLIESGDADGPLEKWRELRDDIHRDVCEKGYDKERNTFTQSYGSKELDASLLLIPQMGFLPPDDKRVIGTIEAIQRELSTPDGFILRYPTSSGDENVDGLPGDEGAFLACSFWMADDLAMIGRVDEARKLFEKLLSLRNDLGLLAEEWDPRQKRQVGNFPQAFSHVPLIDTALRLTASGAYGG